The genome window ttaagaacgtctggagacagtttgttccctatctaccatattatctaattggtttaattttcttacaaacggcttttggtttgattgaattatcgcacccagataactccataccagtgaaccggtttgtaactccgcttcatatcgtacctgaatggtactttttagcatattatgcggtgttaaaagtaatcccatccaaaaccggtggtttgttagtatttatgtcctctctcattaacttagctcttttatctgaaattcgagctttgaatactcgaatgttgatacgacaacattttatgactcgaaatgtagtcagtggatgggtaattatttgggtatacagtatgatcttcttgattattattggtagtgctattccacaagcgacttatatcttatatggtagattagctactatcgtatatcttactaccggattggttctatgcttatactaaatcaatagttataatgactacagcttccaagcaaacatgattaccgtgatattgaaatccaacacttttagctgtcttaagcagtccagtggggtggtggtgtactgcaatcataaagaacttggttgtctgtatctcataaccggagtcatcttcagtattctaggaactataatgtctttgtttattcgatttgagttatacagttctggatcgcggatcatttgtacagagacgatagctacttataatgtgataataacgatacatggcctagctatgatctttatgttcttaatgcctgctttgtacggaggatatggtaacttctttgtaccaatatatattggtggttcggaagtcgttttcccaagaactaacgcgatctcctattttctagtaccattagtgaactcttttggtctgatcctaagtacgcagtgagctaactagatacaaggaacttgacaagcattaatagatttatataaacgacaaggacatgagtctactggattttataatacagggttgaactgtgggttagtttcaatgcccaaggcagagcactggattggatacccagggaactgtgctcccattaataagaatcatattctaagtcaccaggcatgcaataccaatcagataacaactgaagctagactccatgttacacttactaaaatgggattcctaggttgatataaactacctttttctggggagtatatactacgagttggactactggtttagatcttgaaggtctttgtttaccggatccaagttctcttgtgcttttcatgaccatcatgttaagtgcattaagtatagtggtatccagcgtatatttgaaaaaccaacatttgtatacaagctgtacgaatatcatgacattcactttggtagtcgccttcttaatgttagtctgtacggaatacttaggactatctctttatattaatgataatgcatttggtaatggacttttcatcttaactggtatacattttagccatgttattgttggagctatccttgtattcttcactcaaagtatctatagttctttagttacttacatgcctacaagctctataatgctaagcaaatctaaaggtatgttatgcaagatctttacagaaccattcactattttatatctacactttgtagaaaccatgtggatattaatccacattacattctatctctaaatcatataacggtcgtaaggtacgccggggataacaggtcagataatattgggagttctaatcctcggattgtatcagcacctccatgtcggctcattactcccttgttattgaacaagattcagttaggaacgctaaagtgatacctgtaattatttggagtacaaaggtaattgcaactaagaaaccaaagttataagatgaatttagattgagagcacaccgataaaagacgaggtgtgcccggaatagactcatggaaatttggtgtgttctcgaaaccatgctagcacaatagaactcgttaaataactacatattaaaatgagcgcatgtaaactagtcttaaacacaccgctcgtcacgtaacaaatctcaaatcgtactgtagattttatatatgtaccgtaactataac of Besnoitia besnoiti strain Bb-Ger1 chromosome Unknown contig00058, whole genome shotgun sequence contains these proteins:
- a CDS encoding cytochrome b (encoded by transcript BESB_064360) — encoded protein: MSAHYSLVIEQDSFVPYLPYYLIGLIFLQTAFGLIELSHPDNSIPVNRFVTPLHIVPEWYFLAYYAVLKVIPSKTGGLLVFMSSLINLALLSEIRALNTRMLIRQHFMTRNVVSGWVIIWVYSMIFLIIIGSAIPQATYILYGRLATIVYLTTGLVLCLY
- a CDS encoding cytochrome c oxidase subunit iii subfamily protein (encoded by transcript BESB_064370), producing the protein MTIMLSALSIVVSSVYLKNQHLYTSCTNIMTFTLVVAFLMLVCTEYLGLSLYINDNAFGNGLFILTGIHFSHVIVGAILVFFTQSIYSSLVTYMPTSSIMLSKSKGMLCKIFTEPFTILYLHFVETMWILIHITFYL